Proteins encoded together in one Schumannella luteola window:
- a CDS encoding MDR family MFS transporter: MTHRQILLVIYGLMAGMFLSSLDQTIVGTAIRTIGDDLHGLDQQAWVTTAYLITSTIATPIYGKLSDIFGRRPLYIFGIGVFLLGSLLASFSGTMLELAAFRAIQGIGAGALMSLPLAIMGDILAPRERAKYQGYFLATFAISSVVGPLVGGLFAGASQILFIDGWRWVFLVNVPIGVIALVMVLAFLHLPKFARHGKPRIDWWGASAVIVTLVPLLLVAEQGRTWGWSSPGSIACYVIGAVGLVAFIVIETLMKDDAIIPLRLFRSSVFSMSTILGVLVGFGMFGVMLSVPLYLQIVLGLSPTESGFAMIPMVAGLMTASIVSGQVISRTGHYRIFPMTGTAFTAIGFFILTFMTTDRPLWFLLIALFVVGLGLGQLMQTLTLASQNSVQPHQMGVATSASTFFRQIGGTLGTAIMLSVLFSILPGAITTATGDKATLTSALDAALDPAVADKKSNAAIMKKLWTPITSKLEEGVQAQLDGAVQQGVAANPNAPLSVIAAGVAEKAHATATDGKVSVDWSDEGQRTYWVDQLVPEVKKNIDSSKKSTASSTSENSTNDTSFLNGADPRLTKPFLTGFNNSTLVIFWIALGDMILAFILSLFFRVPALRQHSAMQERADSAGVTATGTIQVTTPA, translated from the coding sequence ATGACCCACCGGCAGATCCTGCTGGTCATCTACGGCCTCATGGCCGGCATGTTCCTGTCGTCGCTCGACCAGACCATCGTCGGCACGGCCATCCGCACCATCGGCGACGACCTGCACGGCCTCGACCAGCAGGCCTGGGTCACCACGGCGTACCTCATCACGAGCACGATCGCGACGCCGATCTACGGCAAGCTCAGCGACATCTTCGGCCGGCGCCCGCTCTACATCTTCGGCATCGGCGTCTTCCTGCTCGGCTCGCTGCTCGCCAGCTTCTCGGGCACGATGCTCGAGCTCGCCGCCTTCCGTGCCATCCAGGGCATCGGCGCCGGCGCGCTCATGTCGCTGCCGCTCGCGATCATGGGCGACATCCTCGCTCCGCGCGAGCGCGCCAAGTACCAGGGCTACTTCCTCGCGACCTTCGCGATCTCGAGCGTCGTCGGCCCCCTCGTCGGCGGACTCTTCGCCGGCGCCAGCCAGATCCTCTTCATCGACGGATGGCGCTGGGTCTTCCTGGTCAACGTGCCGATCGGCGTCATCGCCCTCGTCATGGTGCTCGCCTTCCTGCACCTGCCCAAGTTCGCCCGCCACGGCAAGCCGCGCATCGACTGGTGGGGCGCCAGCGCCGTCATCGTCACCCTCGTTCCGCTGCTGCTCGTCGCCGAGCAGGGCCGCACCTGGGGCTGGAGCTCGCCCGGCTCGATCGCCTGCTACGTGATCGGCGCCGTCGGACTCGTCGCCTTCATCGTCATCGAGACCCTCATGAAGGACGACGCGATCATCCCGCTGCGCCTCTTCCGCTCGAGCGTCTTCTCGATGTCGACCATCCTCGGCGTGCTCGTCGGCTTCGGCATGTTCGGCGTCATGCTCAGCGTGCCGCTCTACCTGCAGATCGTGCTCGGCCTGTCGCCGACCGAGTCGGGCTTCGCGATGATCCCCATGGTCGCCGGCCTCATGACCGCGTCGATCGTCTCCGGCCAGGTCATCTCGCGCACCGGGCACTACCGGATCTTCCCGATGACCGGAACCGCGTTCACCGCGATCGGCTTCTTCATCCTCACCTTCATGACGACCGACCGCCCGCTGTGGTTCCTGCTGATCGCGCTGTTCGTCGTCGGCCTCGGCCTCGGCCAGCTCATGCAGACGCTGACCCTCGCCAGCCAGAACTCCGTGCAGCCGCACCAGATGGGTGTCGCGACCAGCGCATCCACCTTCTTCCGCCAGATCGGCGGAACGCTCGGCACGGCGATCATGCTCTCGGTGCTGTTCTCGATCCTGCCCGGCGCGATCACGACCGCCACCGGCGACAAGGCCACGCTGACCTCGGCGCTGGATGCGGCGCTCGACCCGGCCGTCGCCGACAAGAAGTCGAACGCGGCCATCATGAAGAAGCTGTGGACGCCCATCACCTCGAAGCTCGAGGAGGGCGTGCAGGCGCAGCTCGACGGCGCCGTGCAGCAGGGCGTCGCCGCCAACCCGAACGCGCCCCTGTCGGTCATCGCGGCCGGCGTCGCCGAGAAGGCGCACGCCACCGCGACCGACGGCAAGGTCAGCGTCGACTGGTCTGACGAGGGCCAGCGCACCTACTGGGTCGACCAGCTCGTGCCCGAGGTGAAGAAGAACATCGACTCGAGCAAGAAGTCGACCGCGTCGAGCACCTCCGAGAACTCGACGAACGACACCTCGTTCCTCAACGGAGCCGACCCGCGTCTGACCAAGCCGTTCCTCACCGGGTTCAACAACTCGACCCTGGTGATCTTCTGGATCGCGCTCGGCGACATGATCCTCGCGTTCATCCTGTCGCTCTTCTTCCGGGTGCCGGCCCTGCGCCAGCACTCGGCGATGCAGGAGCGCGCCGACAGCGCCGGCGTCACCGCGACCGGCACCATCCAGGTCACCACCCCGGCCTGA
- a CDS encoding Ig-like domain repeat protein produces the protein MHDSTLPARARKLLAASTALLVGAGLALLPVATASAAPPAQSTFETESFTGSDLAVRGNWQKLTPSKSGATNAACLTGKTTASANQTPVPGCATTAESPGVLRLTPALGDQVGALGSTQSIPTTKGLDISFNSYQWGGSGADGIAFYLAATDPLNPQVPSTTGALGGSLGYVYGSDSNGALNGLSNGYLGIGLDAYGNYIQVGGTTPSTCRVTGEYTAVAVRGPGNTTNGYCLLNRQTYTKVVTGQTVKDQSKLAGTTRANSLVPVRVLYNPTGADITAAATASFGTFTVPAGSYAVLWKPIGGAVTSMTGALPKYTSSEYSAFAPNASWYNPTTGYPYKLSYGWTSSTGGANDNHEISTVSATTLAGPVPVITLAGSTSTAPKGGTGTYTVTPTVSPDGGSEDQPVVVTTTFPAGTTPTTPTTLPTGWTCAAPSGQAITCTYTPTAAVAAGTALPALNLPYSVPTSTNVTGTALNVTSASTSNDSLPASGTGTITVAKGVTTTTETVNNAATATVAYGTAANLRATVAPSAATGTVTFTSVDAANNPITLCTATLTGGAATCATSTTLAAGTYPITATYSGDTQYATSTVSSATLTVNKAGAPTLTTTAAGATSGGSVVYGNGTPLNLTGIPAGVDGTSAVQFVVKDSAGTIVDTVNTTVANLATATSKVLPAGTGYTVIGTWAGDASHVGAAGAQASFAVTKATAPALTTISTATVTYGNHLALGLTGIPADAPGTSAVTFTIKDSAGNTVDTVTTTVANLATAQSKVLPVGTYTVQGTWAGDANRNAATGTTSNSSVVKANSPTLTTTATATTTYGNQLNLGLTGIPADAAGTGTVTLTVRNSVTNAVVDTVTTTVANLATAKSKVLPVGSYTTTGVWAGDANYNGATGSAAGSTVTKANSPALTTTATATTTYGNQLTLGMTGIPADAVGTSVVTLTVRDAANNVVDTVTTTVANLATAKSKVLPVGSYTTTGVWAGDANYNGTTGTSASSTVTQATPPALTTTATATTTYGNQLALGLSGIPADATGTSAVTFTVRDAANNVVDTVTTTVANLATAKSKVLPVGTYTTTGVWAGDANYAQRAGTAAGSTVTKAATSLTTTAQGPQSYGTPVPLGLTGIPADAVGTSVVTLTVRDAANNVVDTVTTTVANLANAKSKVLPAGSYTVVGDWAGDANHSASTGTQATFTVTPAGAATLTTTAQGPQTYGTQVPVGLTGIPADAVGTSVVTFDVKNSSGVTVDTVSTTVANLATAKTKVLPAGDYTAVGTWAGDANHATATGSAAPFTVTKAASTTATTATGKPYGTPVPLGVTGLPADADPASSISIAITTRAGTPVTTVTTTVGQLGTAQVAGLLAGDFTARATWAGDANHTSSVASPADFTVAKAASPALTTTASNVAYGMPIPLGLSGIPADATGSSAVTLVVKNAAGDTVDTVTTTVAGLPNAKSKLLPAGNYTVVGTWAGDANHTGADGAVATATVAKIDPTLTTTATGPQTYGTPVPLGLSGIPADATGSSAVTLTVKDAGGNVVDTVTTTVANLANAKSKVLPAGSYTVVGDWAGDANHNAATGAQAAFTVTPVAAPTLTTTAAGPKAYGTPVPLGLTGVPADASGSGAVTFDVKNSAGDTVQTVTTTVAQLASAQATGLPAGDYTVVGTWAGDANHTGATGSQVGFAVTKAASTLATTATGKPYGTPVPLGVTGLPADADPASVITIAIATAAGTPVTTVTTTVGQLATAQVSGLLAGDFTATASWAGDANHTASNATAAPFTVSKAASPALTTTATGVPFGTPIPLGLSGIPADATGSSAVTLLVKNAAGDTVDTVTTTVADLAAAKSKILPAGDYTVTGTWAGDANHTGADGAVANVTVAKAAAPALTTTAQGPQAYGTPVPLGLTGIPAGADGASAVTLVVKDAGGATVDTVTTTVADLAAAKSKILPAGDYTVIGTWAGDANHVGADGSSVGFTVTPRDTALTATVDGKTSSSVAYGGSPAFAATGLPGGATPATGTISFVVSGGPADGTVLCTATLPATTCSPSAVTLPVGSYSVVAQYSGDADNAPSTSGPVTLEVTAAPTSLTLATPPAATYGTPVTLDASGLPEAASGTIEYRATRDGETVVLCRTDIDTSTSCATPATLPAGEYSVVAVFIPTPGSPYAGSTSAAKTLTVAKAAPTVNATVDGDPASASHPYGVASTLAVTGLPADATGTITFTYTDASGSHTLCSGPVTNGGVSCATVATLPAGSYAITASYSGDANYAAATGNALELTVTQAEPTVTITAPAQSEYGQPFTVTLGDELPTDATGTVKITDQDGTLLCTVTLPARSCEITAVLPVRAGGYQLTPTYSGDANHTPATGSPVTVTVTEQATSLTAKANGSDAATTTYGTAATLSASGLPAGATGLVSFTYVDGDGVTRTLCSENVGADGTVSCTGPAALGAGEYDITAVYEGDANHQPTTSPAVTLTVQPAGTGVVVEQPSGAVFGTATTVTAGNIPDGASGQLTFRYTDADGVSHDICTVSLPTRECELPADLPAGTYPVTVQYSGDADHAGSTSPAVNVVVAKQPTDVQFASDAPTTAVYGTAATLPVTGLPTGATGEVDVIAIGAGGAETVLCRITLPATSCATPTDLPGGTYTIVPRYLGDANHEASQGAALTFTVTPSTTPLGVTVAENKPVWGGAVTLTATELPAAATGTVTFREGTTVLCTVNLPTRSCQTSVLKPGEHTVTASYSGDASFAPAAAETTTTVSIISTVDPQPEPSTTSTSKITWPATPGAAGYRVIVSTSPDFSNPIPGWNGRGVAGTETSIDITDLDPSTKYYFRVVGVDADGVVLSTHDGIIVTAATPPATGPGSGLAATGVNGLAGLLGGLGMLAAGAALVLLRLRRRRADDEGGATA, from the coding sequence GTGCACGACTCAACGCTGCCCGCGCGCGCCCGAAAGCTGCTCGCTGCGTCCACTGCTCTTCTCGTCGGAGCGGGCCTCGCCCTGCTGCCGGTCGCGACGGCCTCCGCCGCACCGCCCGCGCAATCGACCTTCGAGACCGAGAGCTTCACCGGCTCCGACCTCGCCGTTCGCGGCAACTGGCAGAAGCTGACGCCGTCGAAGTCGGGCGCGACGAATGCGGCCTGCTTGACGGGCAAGACCACGGCCTCGGCCAACCAGACGCCCGTGCCGGGATGCGCGACGACCGCGGAATCGCCCGGGGTGCTGCGCCTCACCCCCGCGCTCGGCGATCAGGTCGGTGCGCTCGGTTCGACGCAGTCGATCCCGACCACCAAGGGTCTCGACATCTCGTTCAACTCGTATCAGTGGGGCGGCAGCGGCGCCGACGGAATCGCGTTCTACCTCGCCGCGACCGACCCGCTGAACCCGCAGGTGCCGAGCACGACCGGTGCCCTCGGCGGATCGCTCGGGTATGTCTACGGCAGCGACAGCAACGGGGCGCTCAACGGTCTGAGCAACGGATACCTCGGCATCGGACTCGACGCCTACGGCAACTACATCCAGGTCGGCGGCACCACGCCCTCCACCTGCCGGGTCACGGGCGAATACACCGCCGTCGCGGTGCGCGGCCCCGGAAACACCACCAACGGATACTGCCTCCTGAACCGCCAGACCTACACCAAGGTCGTGACCGGGCAGACCGTCAAGGATCAGTCCAAGCTGGCAGGCACCACCCGCGCGAACTCGCTCGTCCCCGTGCGCGTGCTCTACAACCCGACCGGCGCCGACATCACCGCTGCCGCCACCGCGTCGTTCGGCACGTTCACCGTTCCCGCCGGCAGCTACGCGGTGCTCTGGAAGCCGATCGGGGGCGCCGTCACCTCGATGACCGGCGCGCTGCCGAAGTACACCAGCTCGGAGTACTCGGCCTTCGCCCCGAACGCGAGCTGGTACAACCCGACGACCGGCTACCCGTACAAGCTCAGCTACGGCTGGACCTCGTCGACCGGCGGAGCCAACGACAACCACGAGATCAGCACCGTCTCGGCGACGACGCTCGCCGGCCCGGTGCCCGTCATCACCCTCGCCGGCAGCACCTCGACCGCCCCGAAGGGCGGAACGGGCACCTACACGGTGACGCCCACGGTCAGCCCCGACGGCGGCTCGGAAGACCAGCCCGTCGTCGTCACGACGACCTTCCCGGCCGGCACCACGCCGACCACGCCCACCACGCTGCCGACCGGATGGACCTGCGCTGCCCCGTCCGGCCAGGCCATCACCTGCACCTACACGCCCACCGCCGCCGTCGCCGCGGGCACCGCTCTTCCCGCGCTCAACCTGCCGTACTCGGTTCCTACGAGCACGAACGTCACCGGCACGGCCCTGAACGTGACCTCGGCGAGCACGTCGAACGACAGCCTGCCCGCCTCGGGCACCGGCACGATCACGGTCGCCAAGGGCGTCACGACGACGACCGAGACGGTCAACAACGCCGCCACCGCCACGGTCGCCTACGGCACCGCCGCGAACCTGCGCGCCACGGTCGCACCGTCCGCCGCGACCGGCACCGTGACCTTCACGAGCGTGGATGCGGCGAACAACCCGATCACGCTCTGCACCGCGACGCTCACCGGCGGTGCCGCGACCTGCGCGACGTCGACGACCCTCGCGGCGGGCACCTACCCGATCACCGCGACCTACTCGGGCGACACCCAGTACGCGACCTCCACCGTCTCCAGCGCCACCCTGACCGTCAACAAGGCCGGCGCGCCGACTCTCACGACCACGGCCGCCGGAGCGACCAGCGGCGGCTCGGTCGTCTACGGCAACGGCACGCCGCTGAACCTGACCGGCATCCCGGCCGGCGTCGACGGCACCTCCGCCGTGCAGTTCGTCGTCAAGGACTCGGCGGGCACGATCGTCGACACGGTCAACACCACCGTCGCGAACCTGGCGACCGCGACCAGCAAGGTGCTGCCCGCCGGCACCGGCTACACGGTCATCGGCACCTGGGCGGGTGACGCCAGCCACGTCGGCGCCGCCGGTGCGCAGGCGTCCTTCGCCGTGACCAAGGCCACCGCCCCGGCGCTGACCACGATCTCGACCGCGACCGTGACCTACGGCAACCACCTCGCGCTGGGGCTCACCGGCATCCCCGCGGATGCACCCGGCACGAGCGCCGTGACCTTCACGATCAAGGACTCGGCCGGCAACACGGTCGACACCGTCACCACCACCGTCGCGAACCTCGCCACCGCCCAGAGCAAGGTGCTGCCCGTCGGCACCTACACGGTGCAGGGCACCTGGGCGGGCGACGCGAACCGCAACGCCGCCACCGGCACGACATCGAACTCGTCGGTGGTGAAGGCGAACTCGCCGACCCTGACCACCACGGCCACGGCGACCACCACCTACGGCAACCAGCTGAACCTGGGTCTGACCGGCATCCCCGCGGATGCCGCCGGAACCGGCACCGTCACGCTGACCGTGCGCAACAGCGTCACGAACGCCGTCGTCGACACCGTCACGACCACCGTCGCGAACCTCGCCACCGCCAAGAGCAAGGTGCTCCCGGTCGGCAGCTACACGACCACCGGCGTCTGGGCCGGCGACGCCAACTACAACGGCGCCACCGGCAGCGCCGCGGGATCGACCGTCACCAAGGCGAACTCGCCCGCGCTGACGACGACCGCGACCGCGACCACGACCTACGGCAACCAGCTGACCCTCGGCATGACCGGCATCCCGGCCGACGCCGTCGGCACGAGCGTCGTCACCCTCACCGTGCGCGACGCGGCGAACAACGTCGTCGACACCGTCACCACCACCGTCGCGAACCTCGCCACCGCCAAGAGCAAGGTGCTGCCCGTCGGCAGCTACACGACCACCGGCGTCTGGGCCGGCGACGCGAACTACAACGGCACCACCGGCACCTCCGCGAGCTCGACCGTCACCCAGGCGACGCCCCCGGCGCTGACCACCACGGCCACCGCGACCACCACCTACGGCAACCAGCTCGCCCTCGGCCTCAGCGGCATCCCCGCCGACGCGACCGGCACGAGCGCGGTCACCTTCACCGTGCGCGACGCGGCGAACAACGTCGTCGACACCGTCACCACGACGGTCGCGAACCTCGCCACCGCCAAGAGCAAGGTGCTGCCCGTCGGCACCTACACGACGACGGGCGTGTGGGCCGGGGATGCGAACTACGCGCAGCGCGCCGGCACGGCCGCCGGCTCGACGGTCACCAAGGCGGCGACGTCGCTGACCACGACCGCGCAGGGACCGCAGAGCTACGGCACGCCGGTTCCGCTCGGTCTGACCGGCATCCCGGCCGACGCCGTCGGCACGAGCGTCGTCACCCTCACGGTGCGCGACGCGGCGAACAACGTCGTCGACACCGTCACCACCACCGTCGCGAACCTCGCGAACGCCAAGAGCAAGGTGCTGCCGGCCGGCAGCTACACGGTCGTCGGCGACTGGGCCGGCGACGCGAACCACTCCGCCTCGACCGGCACGCAGGCCACCTTCACGGTGACCCCGGCCGGCGCGGCGACGCTCACCACCACGGCGCAGGGGCCGCAGACCTACGGCACGCAGGTGCCGGTCGGGCTGACCGGCATCCCCGCCGACGCCGTCGGCACGAGCGTCGTCACCTTCGACGTGAAGAACAGCAGCGGCGTGACCGTCGACACGGTCAGCACCACGGTCGCGAACCTCGCCACCGCGAAGACCAAGGTGCTGCCGGCCGGCGACTACACGGCCGTCGGCACCTGGGCCGGCGACGCAAACCACGCGACCGCCACCGGCAGCGCCGCGCCGTTCACGGTGACCAAAGCCGCCTCCACGACCGCGACGACCGCGACCGGCAAGCCCTACGGCACCCCGGTTCCGCTCGGCGTGACCGGACTGCCGGCCGACGCCGACCCCGCCTCGTCGATCTCGATCGCGATCACCACGCGGGCCGGCACGCCGGTCACCACCGTGACCACGACCGTCGGCCAGCTCGGCACCGCGCAGGTCGCCGGACTGCTCGCGGGCGACTTCACCGCCCGCGCCACCTGGGCCGGTGACGCGAACCACACGTCGAGCGTCGCGTCGCCCGCCGACTTCACCGTCGCCAAGGCCGCCTCGCCCGCGCTCACCACGACCGCGAGCAACGTCGCCTACGGCATGCCGATCCCGCTCGGCCTGAGCGGCATCCCCGCTGACGCCACCGGCAGCTCGGCCGTCACGCTCGTCGTGAAGAACGCCGCCGGCGACACGGTCGACACCGTCACCACTACGGTCGCGGGCCTCCCGAACGCGAAGAGCAAGCTGCTCCCCGCCGGCAACTACACCGTCGTCGGCACCTGGGCCGGCGACGCGAACCACACCGGCGCCGACGGCGCGGTCGCCACCGCCACGGTCGCGAAGATCGACCCGACCCTCACGACGACCGCGACGGGACCGCAGACCTACGGCACCCCGGTGCCGCTCGGCCTGAGCGGCATCCCCGCGGATGCGACCGGCAGCTCGGCCGTGACGCTGACGGTGAAGGATGCCGGCGGCAACGTCGTCGACACCGTCACCACGACCGTCGCGAACCTCGCGAACGCCAAGAGCAAGGTGCTCCCCGCCGGCAGCTACACCGTCGTCGGCGACTGGGCCGGCGACGCGAACCACAACGCCGCCACCGGCGCCCAGGCCGCCTTCACGGTCACCCCGGTCGCCGCGCCGACGCTGACCACCACCGCCGCCGGGCCGAAGGCCTACGGCACCCCGGTGCCGCTCGGGCTCACGGGCGTCCCCGCCGACGCCTCGGGCAGCGGCGCGGTCACGTTCGACGTCAAGAACAGCGCCGGCGACACCGTGCAGACCGTGACCACGACGGTCGCGCAGCTCGCCTCCGCGCAGGCGACCGGCCTGCCCGCGGGCGACTACACGGTCGTCGGCACCTGGGCCGGTGACGCGAACCACACCGGAGCCACCGGCAGCCAGGTCGGGTTCGCGGTCACGAAGGCCGCCTCGACCCTCGCCACCACGGCGACGGGCAAGCCCTACGGCACCCCGGTGCCGCTCGGCGTGACCGGCCTGCCGGCCGACGCCGACCCGGCCTCGGTCATCACGATCGCGATCGCGACCGCCGCCGGAACCCCGGTGACGACCGTCACCACGACGGTCGGGCAGCTCGCCACAGCGCAGGTCTCCGGCCTCCTCGCCGGCGACTTCACCGCCACCGCCAGCTGGGCCGGCGACGCGAACCACACCGCGTCGAACGCCACCGCGGCGCCGTTCACGGTGAGCAAGGCGGCCTCGCCCGCGCTCACCACGACCGCGACCGGCGTGCCCTTCGGCACGCCGATCCCGCTCGGCCTGAGCGGCATCCCCGCTGACGCCACCGGCAGCTCGGCCGTCACGCTCCTCGTGAAGAACGCCGCCGGCGACACCGTCGACACCGTCACCACCACGGTCGCCGACCTCGCCGCCGCGAAGTCGAAGATCCTGCCCGCCGGCGACTACACGGTCACCGGAACCTGGGCCGGCGACGCCAACCACACCGGCGCCGACGGCGCGGTCGCGAACGTGACGGTCGCCAAGGCCGCCGCTCCCGCGCTCACCACGACCGCGCAGGGTCCGCAGGCCTACGGCACCCCGGTGCCGCTCGGCCTCACCGGAATCCCGGCCGGCGCCGACGGCGCCAGCGCCGTGACGCTGGTCGTGAAGGATGCCGGCGGCGCCACCGTCGACACCGTCACCACCACGGTCGCCGACCTCGCCGCCGCGAAGTCGAAGATCCTGCCCGCCGGCGACTACACGGTCATCGGCACCTGGGCCGGCGACGCGAACCACGTCGGCGCCGACGGCAGCTCCGTCGGGTTCACGGTGACGCCGCGCGACACCGCGCTCACGGCCACGGTCGACGGGAAGACCTCGTCGAGCGTCGCCTACGGCGGCTCGCCCGCCTTCGCTGCCACCGGGCTGCCCGGCGGCGCGACGCCCGCGACCGGCACGATCTCGTTCGTCGTCAGCGGCGGCCCGGCCGATGGCACCGTGCTCTGCACGGCGACCCTGCCGGCCACCACCTGCTCGCCGAGCGCGGTGACGCTGCCGGTCGGCAGCTACTCGGTCGTCGCGCAGTACTCCGGCGACGCGGACAACGCGCCCAGCACGAGCGGTCCGGTGACCCTCGAGGTGACCGCGGCGCCCACGAGCCTCACGCTCGCCACCCCGCCGGCCGCCACTTACGGCACCCCGGTGACCCTCGACGCGAGCGGCCTGCCGGAGGCGGCGAGCGGCACGATCGAGTACCGCGCCACCCGCGACGGCGAGACGGTCGTGCTCTGCCGCACCGACATCGACACGAGCACGTCGTGCGCGACCCCGGCCACCCTGCCGGCCGGCGAATACAGCGTGGTCGCGGTCTTCATCCCGACGCCCGGTTCGCCCTACGCCGGGTCGACCAGCGCCGCGAAGACGCTGACCGTGGCGAAGGCCGCCCCGACCGTGAACGCCACGGTCGACGGCGACCCGGCCTCGGCCAGCCACCCCTACGGCGTCGCCTCGACGCTCGCGGTGACGGGCCTGCCGGCCGACGCGACCGGCACGATCACCTTCACCTACACCGACGCGAGCGGCTCGCACACCCTGTGCTCAGGCCCGGTGACGAACGGCGGCGTGAGCTGCGCGACCGTGGCGACACTGCCGGCGGGGTCGTACGCGATCACCGCCTCCTACAGCGGCGACGCCAACTACGCCGCGGCCACGGGCAACGCGCTCGAGCTGACCGTGACGCAGGCCGAGCCGACCGTGACCATCACCGCCCCGGCCCAGTCGGAGTACGGCCAGCCGTTCACCGTCACGCTCGGCGACGAGCTGCCGACGGATGCCACCGGCACGGTGAAGATCACCGACCAGGACGGCACGCTGCTCTGCACCGTGACCCTGCCGGCCCGCAGCTGCGAGATCACCGCCGTGCTGCCGGTGCGGGCGGGCGGCTACCAGCTGACCCCGACCTACTCGGGCGACGCGAACCACACCCCGGCGACGGGATCGCCCGTCACGGTCACCGTGACCGAGCAGGCCACCAGCCTGACGGCGAAGGCGAACGGATCCGACGCGGCCACGACGACCTACGGCACCGCCGCGACGCTCAGCGCATCCGGCCTGCCGGCGGGCGCGACCGGTCTGGTGTCGTTCACCTACGTGGACGGCGACGGGGTCACGCGCACGCTGTGCAGCGAGAACGTCGGCGCCGACGGCACGGTCTCGTGCACCGGTCCGGCCGCTCTCGGCGCCGGGGAGTACGACATCACCGCGGTCTACGAGGGCGACGCGAACCACCAGCCCACGACCAGCCCGGCCGTGACGCTGACCGTGCAGCCCGCCGGAACCGGCGTCGTGGTCGAGCAGCCCTCGGGCGCCGTGTTCGGCACGGCGACGACCGTGACGGCGGGGAACATCCCCGACGGCGCGAGCGGCCAGCTCACCTTCCGGTACACGGATGCCGACGGCGTCAGCCACGACATCTGCACGGTGAGTCTGCCGACGCGCGAGTGCGAGCTGCCCGCCGACCTGCCCGCGGGCACCTACCCGGTGACGGTGCAGTACTCGGGCGACGCCGACCACGCCGGCTCGACGAGCCCGGCCGTGAACGTGGTGGTCGCGAAGCAGCCGACCGACGTGCAGTTCGCGTCCGACGCGCCCACGACCGCCGTCTACGGCACCGCGGCGACGCTGCCCGTGACGGGGCTGCCGACCGGCGCGACCGGCGAGGTCGACGTGATCGCGATCGGCGCGGGAGGAGCGGAGACGGTGCTCTGCCGCATCACGCTCCCCGCCACGTCGTGCGCGACGCCGACCGACCTGCCCGGCGGCACCTACACGATCGTGCCGCGCTACCTCGGCGATGCGAACCACGAGGCGAGCCAGGGCGCGGCGCTGACCTTCACGGTCACGCCGAGCACGACGCCGCTCGGGGTCACGGTCGCCGAGAACAAGCCGGTCTGGGGCGGCGCCGTCACGCTGACGGCGACCGAGCTGCCTGCGGCGGCGACCGGAACGGTCACCTTCCGCGAGGGCACCACGGTGCTCTGCACGGTCAACCTGCCGACGCGCAGCTGCCAGACCAGCGTGCTGAAGCCGGGCGAGCACACGGTCACCGCCTCGTACTCGGGCGACGCGAGCTTCGCGCCGGCCGCGGCCGAGACCACGACGACCGTGTCGATCATCTCGACCGTCGACCCGCAGCCGGAGCCCTCGACGACCTCCACGTCGAAGATCACCTGGCCGGCCACGCCGGGCGCCGCGGGCTACCGCGTCATCGTGTCGACGTCGCCCGACTTCTCGAACCCGATCCCCGGCTGGAACGGCCGCGGTGTCGCGGGCACCGAGACCTCGATCGACATCACCGACCTCGACCCGAGCACGAAGTACTACTTCCGGGTCGTGGGGGTGGATGCCGACGGCGTGGTGCTGTCGACCCACGACGGCATCATCGTCACCGCGGCGACCCCGCCGGCGACGGGCCCCGGCTCGGGTCTGGCCGCGACGGGCGTGAACGGCCTCGCGGGTCTGCTCGGCGGGCTCGGGATGCTGGCCGCCGGCGCCGCGCTGGTGCTGCTGCGGCTGCGCCGCCGTCGCGCGGACGACGAGGGAGGCGCCACCGCCTGA
- a CDS encoding TetR/AcrR family transcriptional regulator — protein sequence MSSTDTSADSTATSTDAASADSGEGASLRERKKQQTRRAIHEAALRLIEQHGLEATTIEQICAEAEVSPRTFFNYFPSKPAAALDLPERVMSAETEQRFRSATGALVPALCELIIDMGAAGPKRARMKELVIRRPELVPPLSQWMTGLRGDLVALAASRAGSHAEAELAVTLVMAALGFVLHHEEADDEAPLAERLRGAIDRLVAVNAAPLV from the coding sequence ATGAGCTCCACCGACACCTCCGCTGACAGCACCGCGACCAGCACGGATGCCGCATCCGCCGACAGCGGCGAGGGCGCCTCGCTGCGCGAGCGCAAGAAGCAGCAGACGCGCCGCGCGATCCACGAGGCCGCCCTGCGCCTCATCGAGCAGCACGGCCTCGAGGCGACCACGATCGAGCAGATCTGCGCCGAGGCCGAGGTCTCGCCGCGCACCTTCTTCAACTACTTCCCGTCGAAGCCGGCCGCCGCCCTCGACCTGCCCGAGCGCGTCATGAGCGCCGAGACCGAGCAGCGCTTCCGCTCGGCGACGGGCGCGCTCGTGCCCGCCCTGTGCGAGCTCATCATCGACATGGGCGCCGCCGGACCCAAGCGGGCGCGCATGAAGGAGCTCGTCATCCGCCGCCCCGAGCTGGTGCCGCCGCTGTCGCAGTGGATGACCGGGCTGCGCGGCGACCTCGTCGCCCTCGCCGCCTCCCGTGCCGGCTCGCACGCCGAGGCCGAGCTCGCGGTGACGCTCGTCATGGCCGCGCTCGGTTTCGTGCTGCACCACGAAGAGGCCGACGACGAGGCGCCGCTCGCCGAACGCCTGCGCGGCGCGATCGACCGGCTCGTCGCCGTGAACGCGGCGCCGCTGGTCTGA